Proteins from one Prevotella sp. E2-28 genomic window:
- a CDS encoding transposase: MKENCQTRRMYGHNYAIPGTYEVTMVVANRRPVFGEIIGSTKAGGKAPQIKPSVLGEIVLNNEIPKIHMFYPMVEVWQTCLMPDHIHMIIRINQSLPEGKHLGIVIGAFKGGISRAWWQLQEATVSVASASEEHIPLFEPNYNDHILMRDGQLDNWKRYLSDNPRRYIMRHEYPNLFQRAHCITIGGIRYKAFGNMLLLRQPEKHQVFFHRHTDGVLTENTEFWQKERHRLISAAKSGDVLVTPGISECEKRIKNIALEEKLRLIHIQDTAIHQYWKPERSRFEACAAGTLLILAPWPEDIPAFKSNYERFHYLNHLAETICAIGHKTEVVIQGLCLGHGDIS; the protein is encoded by the coding sequence ATGAAAGAAAATTGTCAGACACGACGCATGTATGGACACAACTATGCCATACCAGGAACATACGAGGTTACAATGGTAGTGGCCAATAGGCGTCCTGTCTTTGGCGAAATAATTGGCAGCACAAAAGCTGGCGGGAAAGCACCTCAAATAAAGCCATCTGTCCTTGGTGAAATTGTACTTAATAATGAGATTCCAAAGATACACATGTTTTATCCAATGGTGGAAGTTTGGCAAACCTGCCTAATGCCAGATCATATTCACATGATTATACGCATCAACCAATCATTACCAGAAGGCAAGCATCTTGGTATCGTCATTGGAGCATTTAAAGGCGGCATTAGCCGTGCTTGGTGGCAATTACAGGAAGCCACTGTGTCTGTGGCATCAGCCTCAGAAGAACACATTCCCCTCTTTGAGCCTAACTACAATGATCATATCTTAATGCGCGATGGGCAATTAGATAACTGGAAACGCTATCTCTCCGATAATCCAAGACGATACATAATGCGCCATGAATATCCGAATCTGTTTCAACGTGCTCATTGCATCACTATCGGTGGGATAAGATATAAGGCATTTGGTAATATGCTTCTTTTACGCCAACCTGAGAAGCATCAAGTATTTTTTCATAGACATACAGATGGCGTTCTCACAGAAAATACAGAATTCTGGCAAAAAGAGCGTCACCGCCTAATCTCTGCAGCAAAGAGTGGAGATGTGTTAGTAACGCCAGGAATCTCTGAATGCGAGAAGCGTATCAAGAATATAGCTTTGGAGGAAAAACTACGCTTAATACATATACAAGATACAGCAATTCATCAATACTGGAAGCCCGAACGTAGTCGTTTTGAGGCTTGCGCAGCCGGAACGCTACTCATCCTTGCACCTTGGCCAGAGGACATTCCCGCATTCAAAAGCAATTATGAGCGCTTCCATTATTTGAATCATCTGGCAGAAACGATTTGTGCCATCGGCCATAAAACAGAGGTAGTTATCCAAGGCTTATGCCTTGGACACGGTGACATTTCTTAG
- a CDS encoding DNA-binding protein — protein sequence MIYYKKYQNKNEDSKCFGKWYARAVNTGTIDLEGLAEHMSEHNTPFSKGAIAGVLTDMVSCIRELALEGKAVKLPNLAIFQIGLTTHGADSPENFNVKKNVKSVRLKVRGTGGFSNAVIKRIGSLREYDEYNVPTNNTQHNTTNP from the coding sequence ATGATTTACTACAAGAAGTATCAAAACAAGAATGAAGACAGTAAGTGTTTTGGCAAGTGGTACGCACGTGCCGTGAACACAGGTACCATTGATTTGGAAGGGCTCGCTGAGCACATGTCTGAACACAACACCCCATTCTCTAAGGGAGCCATTGCCGGCGTACTGACCGATATGGTGAGTTGTATCCGTGAGTTGGCCCTCGAGGGAAAAGCCGTAAAACTACCCAACCTCGCTATCTTCCAAATAGGTCTCACCACCCACGGTGCCGACTCGCCCGAGAACTTCAACGTCAAGAAGAACGTGAAGAGCGTACGCCTCAAGGTGCGTGGCACCGGCGGTTTCTCTAATGCCGTCATCAAGCGCATCGGCAGTCTGCGTGAGTATGATGAGTACAACGTGCCCACGAACAACACACAGCACAATACAACCAACCCTTAA
- a CDS encoding smalltalk protein: MKDKKAIWKFVIQTTISILSAIATALGVTSCM; the protein is encoded by the coding sequence ATGAAAGATAAAAAAGCCATTTGGAAATTCGTGATTCAAACCACCATCAGTATCCTCTCTGCCATCGCCACCGCCCTCGGCGTAACCAGCTGTATGTAA
- a CDS encoding N-acetylmuramoyl-L-alanine amidase produces the protein MRRIDLIVVHCSATRCNQSFPVTALIRCHADRFGFTGYHYYITRDGTVTQTRHEQLIGAHARGYNSHSLGVCYEGGLDKEGQPADTRTRNQKRSLLSLLKKLKRAHPEARILGHRDLPGVHKACPCFDAQNEYQDL, from the coding sequence ATGCGCAGAATAGATCTGATTGTCGTTCACTGCAGCGCCACCCGCTGCAACCAGAGCTTTCCCGTGACAGCCCTCATCCGCTGTCACGCGGATCGCTTCGGGTTCACCGGCTACCACTACTACATCACTCGCGACGGCACCGTCACCCAGACACGCCACGAGCAGCTCATAGGTGCCCATGCCCGCGGCTATAACAGTCATTCCCTCGGCGTCTGTTACGAAGGCGGTTTAGACAAGGAAGGCCAACCTGCCGACACCCGCACCCGAAATCAGAAGCGCTCCCTACTCTCTCTGCTCAAAAAACTGAAGCGCGCGCATCCCGAAGCCCGAATCCTAGGTCATCGCGACCTCCCGGGCGTCCACAAAGCCTGCCCCTGCTTCGATGCCCAGAATGAGTATCAAGATCTGTGA
- a CDS encoding virulence-associated E family protein, translating into MMQQKKKEIKEKKERKPNWREMYSTVEEIKAFLADKIYLRHNLITGRVECKLLSSYESDGTDWQPITDRIVNSLWVEISKLKPTRVQDIYRVIESDFVPDFHPFCHYLERLPKWDGRDYILSMSVSVSVKGGIDEQMRFADYLKKWLVGMVAGWVDPTVVNNVILVLIGEQGSYKTTWFNYLLPPELKQYFYTKTNANRMGRDDLLTLAQYGLVCCEELDTMRPAELNQLKAAVTMPSIDERAAYAHFHEHRKHIASFCGTGNNVEFLSDPTGNRRWLPFEIESIESPRDHPFDYTGIYSQAYALYQQGFQYWFSREEILKLQEHNRQFEAPRLEHELIDIYFRKPVGKEVGEFMPVARALQIVAGGITQKLSAVTLGRAFKDLGFVNVVRNHIRGYIIVQRSGEEIKSRQRMLGTDVTDVTEVF; encoded by the coding sequence ATGATGCAACAGAAGAAAAAGGAAATCAAAGAGAAAAAAGAACGAAAGCCAAATTGGCGCGAAATGTATTCTACGGTAGAAGAAATCAAAGCGTTTCTGGCCGATAAAATCTACCTGAGGCATAACCTGATAACAGGAAGGGTGGAATGTAAATTGCTGTCAAGTTATGAATCTGACGGCACCGACTGGCAACCTATCACCGACCGCATCGTGAACTCGCTATGGGTAGAAATCTCGAAGCTGAAGCCCACCAGGGTGCAGGACATTTACCGCGTGATAGAGTCAGACTTCGTGCCAGACTTTCACCCCTTCTGCCATTACCTGGAGCGCCTGCCGAAATGGGACGGGCGGGACTATATCCTCAGCATGTCCGTCTCAGTCAGCGTAAAGGGCGGCATTGACGAGCAGATGCGCTTTGCCGACTACCTGAAGAAATGGCTGGTAGGCATGGTGGCAGGATGGGTGGACCCCACGGTGGTAAACAACGTGATACTGGTACTTATAGGCGAACAGGGCTCGTACAAGACCACGTGGTTCAACTACCTGTTGCCGCCCGAACTGAAGCAGTATTTCTACACCAAGACAAACGCCAACCGCATGGGGCGCGACGACCTGCTGACGCTGGCGCAATACGGACTGGTGTGCTGCGAGGAGCTGGACACCATGCGCCCCGCGGAACTAAACCAGCTGAAGGCTGCCGTCACAATGCCTTCTATCGACGAGCGTGCTGCCTATGCCCACTTCCATGAGCACCGCAAGCACATTGCCTCTTTCTGCGGAACGGGTAACAACGTGGAGTTCCTTAGCGACCCTACGGGTAACCGCCGCTGGCTGCCTTTTGAGATAGAGAGCATCGAATCGCCACGCGATCATCCCTTCGACTACACCGGCATCTACTCGCAGGCCTACGCCCTGTATCAGCAAGGCTTCCAGTACTGGTTCTCGCGCGAAGAGATTCTCAAGCTTCAGGAACACAACCGCCAGTTCGAAGCACCACGATTGGAGCATGAACTCATTGACATCTATTTCCGCAAACCTGTAGGAAAAGAGGTAGGTGAGTTTATGCCCGTAGCACGTGCACTTCAGATTGTTGCAGGCGGCATCACCCAGAAATTAAGTGCCGTAACATTGGGACGTGCCTTCAAGGATTTGGGGTTCGTGAATGTGGTACGCAACCATATCCGCGGCTATATCATCGTGCAGCGCAGTGGAGAGGAAATAAAGTCAAGACAGCGTATGTTAGGAACAGATGTAACAGATGTAACAGAGGTTTTCTAA
- a CDS encoding helix-turn-helix domain-containing protein — MKAMNKKELAARAGVTERTLRNWCKPFREELTIMGLSPNAKKLPPHVVAFLSEKFCIDT; from the coding sequence ATGAAAGCAATGAATAAAAAAGAGCTGGCCGCCCGAGCCGGCGTCACCGAGAGAACGCTCAGAAACTGGTGCAAGCCCTTCCGCGAAGAACTCACAATCATGGGCCTCAGTCCCAACGCCAAGAAACTGCCGCCGCACGTCGTGGCCTTCCTCTCAGAAAAATTTTGCATCGATACGTAA